One Vibrio penaeicida DNA segment encodes these proteins:
- a CDS encoding glycine cleavage system protein R produces MYTTFIVNFVGTATPTTIKKLASTTHDNGGKWLLSKVNFIEHQVAAVIKIELPSENEDTVKDAFLNTPDLIVQFSQASDLSYEADTIHQIRLDSNDRAGIVNEISHVLDGQGVSILDMDCQRVFIAGGGGVSSSLFSSTMALKIPKESNINDIINELESLSEDTRVVLED; encoded by the coding sequence ATGTACACGACTTTTATTGTAAATTTTGTCGGCACTGCAACCCCTACCACTATCAAAAAATTAGCGTCAACGACACACGATAATGGTGGAAAGTGGCTTCTTAGCAAAGTGAATTTCATTGAACACCAAGTCGCAGCCGTTATAAAAATTGAGTTGCCATCTGAGAATGAAGATACCGTCAAAGATGCTTTCTTAAATACACCCGACCTCATCGTACAATTCAGCCAAGCGAGCGATCTGAGCTACGAAGCCGATACCATCCACCAAATCAGATTGGACTCTAATGATAGAGCCGGTATCGTGAATGAAATCAGTCATGTGCTGGATGGACAGGGAGTTAGCATATTAGACATGGACTGCCAGCGCGTATTTATTGCTGGCGGAGGCGGTGTTAGTTCCAGTCTCTTCAGCTCGACCATGGCATTAAAAATACCTAAAGAATCCAACATCAACGACATCATTAATGAGCTGGAATCGCTGAGCGAAGACACGCGTGTCGTGTTGGAGGATTAA
- a CDS encoding CinA family nicotinamide mononucleotide deamidase-related protein, giving the protein MLKVAMLSTGEEVLHGDIVDTNASWLGEILYQSGFQLSARSTVGDQLDVLKDEILRLSKSFDVVIVNGGLGPTTDDLTASAAAKASGQKLSLFQEWLTVMEEKFTRRGLTMPDSNLKQAMLPEKATIIDNPIGTACGFSMTLNKAKLYFTPGVPSEFKRMVEEQIIPILSETYRDILPSECSRLYTIGLSESGISDKLDLIKLPDQYELGYRSYLPFIEVKIFGPAADMERRLKLLQIVYGHLKDNVVSVDEPMIDNVAALLVEGGTTLSLAEQASGGFLTSWLHESEPMAKQLKQSWVMNTEMDKNLVEQDPLAASLALAAATRENGKATFGLSCGKLKDNVFAVALSTGNGEWGQVLEFARNYGKQDKRSLIAAVMLDMLRRHLEEKAVFGHYSSLVRKKELYVPNSAV; this is encoded by the coding sequence ATGTTGAAAGTGGCAATGTTGAGTACAGGCGAAGAGGTGCTTCACGGAGATATCGTGGATACCAATGCTTCATGGCTAGGTGAAATCCTGTATCAAAGTGGATTTCAGCTTTCGGCACGTTCTACGGTTGGCGACCAGCTTGACGTATTAAAAGACGAGATTTTGCGTTTAAGCAAGTCCTTCGATGTTGTAATTGTAAATGGTGGGCTAGGTCCGACTACCGATGACTTAACAGCGTCGGCAGCGGCGAAAGCATCAGGACAAAAACTCAGTTTGTTTCAAGAGTGGTTAACCGTTATGGAAGAGAAGTTTACTCGTCGTGGGCTCACTATGCCGGACAGTAATCTCAAACAGGCGATGCTCCCTGAAAAAGCCACCATTATCGATAACCCAATCGGGACGGCTTGCGGTTTTTCGATGACACTCAATAAAGCCAAGCTATATTTTACGCCGGGTGTACCGAGCGAATTTAAGCGCATGGTAGAGGAGCAAATTATTCCGATACTAAGCGAGACATACCGCGATATCCTACCGTCCGAATGCAGCAGACTTTATACTATTGGGCTCTCTGAGTCAGGTATATCGGATAAATTAGACCTGATAAAACTGCCCGATCAGTATGAACTGGGATACCGCTCTTATTTGCCTTTCATTGAAGTGAAGATATTTGGCCCTGCTGCAGACATGGAAAGGCGTTTGAAGCTCCTTCAAATTGTGTATGGGCACTTGAAAGACAATGTCGTGAGTGTGGATGAACCCATGATTGACAATGTAGCGGCTCTTTTGGTTGAAGGCGGTACGACGTTATCACTCGCAGAGCAGGCTAGCGGTGGTTTTCTGACGAGTTGGTTGCACGAAAGTGAGCCAATGGCAAAACAGCTAAAACAAAGCTGGGTGATGAATACAGAAATGGATAAAAATTTGGTTGAGCAAGATCCACTGGCCGCTTCTTTAGCCTTGGCGGCTGCAACCCGAGAAAACGGTAAAGCTACGTTTGGGTTATCTTGTGGGAAGTTGAAGGACAATGTGTTTGCGGTTGCTTTATCCACTGGAAATGGCGAGTGGGGGCAAGTGCTCGAGTTTGCGCGAAATTATGGAAAGCAGGATAAACGTAGCTTAATTGCCGCAGTTATGCTGGACATGTTAAGGCGTCATTTAGAGGAAAAAGCTGTCTTTGGACATTACAGCTCTCTGGTTAGAAAAAAAGAGCTTTATGTACCTAACTCTGCAGTGTAA
- the nrdB gene encoding class Ia ribonucleoside-diphosphate reductase subunit beta, translated as MAYSTFSQKKNDQLKEPMFFGQSVNVARYDQQKFEIFEKLIEKQLSFFWRPEEVDVSSDRIDYNKLPEHEKHIFISNLKYQTLLDSIQGRSPNVALLPLVSLPEVETWIETWSFSETIHSRSYTHIIRNIVNDPGLVFDDIVENEHILKRAKDIAHYYDDLIELTNDYHRYGEGKHVINGETVDITLTELKKKLYVCLMSVNALEAIRFYVSFACSFAFAERELMEGNAKIIKLIARDEALHLTGTQHMLNLLRNGQDDLEFLQIAEECKQECFDLFKEAAEQEKEWAEYLFKDGSMIGLNKDILCQYVEYITNIRMQSVGLGVAYPDATSNPIPWINAWLSSDNVQVAPQEAEISSYLVGQIDNEVDAEDFGDFEL; from the coding sequence ATGGCTTACAGTACTTTCTCTCAAAAGAAAAATGACCAACTAAAAGAACCAATGTTTTTTGGTCAGTCAGTGAACGTAGCGCGTTACGATCAACAGAAGTTTGAAATTTTTGAAAAGCTGATTGAAAAACAGCTTTCTTTTTTCTGGCGTCCAGAAGAAGTGGATGTGTCTAGCGATCGTATCGACTACAACAAACTGCCGGAGCATGAAAAGCATATTTTCATCAGTAATCTGAAGTACCAAACACTTCTTGATTCTATCCAAGGTCGTAGCCCAAATGTTGCGTTACTTCCGCTTGTATCTCTACCTGAAGTAGAAACGTGGATCGAGACTTGGTCTTTCTCTGAGACCATTCACTCTCGCTCATACACTCACATCATTCGTAATATCGTGAATGACCCAGGTTTGGTGTTTGATGACATCGTAGAAAACGAGCACATCTTAAAGCGCGCGAAAGACATTGCTCATTACTATGATGATTTAATCGAACTGACAAACGATTATCACCGCTATGGTGAAGGTAAGCACGTCATCAACGGAGAAACTGTAGATATCACTCTAACCGAGCTTAAGAAAAAGCTGTACGTTTGTCTGATGTCTGTTAATGCGTTAGAGGCGATTCGATTTTACGTAAGCTTTGCATGTTCCTTCGCTTTTGCAGAACGTGAACTGATGGAAGGTAACGCTAAAATCATCAAGCTTATCGCTCGTGACGAAGCACTGCACTTAACGGGTACTCAGCACATGCTGAACTTACTTCGTAACGGTCAAGATGATTTAGAGTTCTTACAAATCGCTGAAGAGTGTAAACAAGAATGTTTCGACCTATTTAAAGAAGCTGCAGAGCAGGAAAAAGAGTGGGCAGAGTACCTATTCAAAGACGGTTCTATGATCGGTTTGAATAAAGACATTCTGTGCCAATACGTTGAGTACATCACGAACATTCGTATGCAGTCAGTAGGTTTAGGTGTCGCATACCCAGACGCAACGTCTAACCCAATTCCATGGATCAATGCTTGGTTATCTTCAGATAACGTACAAGTAGCGCCTCAAGAAGCGGAAATCAGCTCTTACCTTGTTGGTCAAATCGATAACGAAGTCGATGCTGAAGATTTCGGAGATTTTGAGCTGTAA
- the ubiG gene encoding bifunctional 2-polyprenyl-6-hydroxyphenol methylase/3-demethylubiquinol 3-O-methyltransferase UbiG — MTKQQNVDPAEIKKFEDMASRWWDLEGEFKPLHQINPLRLNYVQDNCQGLFGKKVLDVGCGGGILAESMAKEGAEVTGLDMGKEPLEVARLHALETGTKLEYVQSTVEDHAAEHPERYDVVTCMEMLEHVPDPLSVIQSCAKLVKPEGKVFFSTLNRNFKSYLFAIVGAEHLLKLVPKGTHDHEKFIRPAELLKMIDKTDLFEQSITGLHYNPLTDTYSLGSNVDVNYIVHTARLS, encoded by the coding sequence ATGACCAAACAACAAAATGTCGATCCTGCGGAAATCAAAAAGTTTGAAGATATGGCTTCCAGATGGTGGGATTTAGAAGGCGAATTTAAACCTCTCCACCAGATCAACCCATTAAGACTGAATTACGTTCAGGATAATTGCCAGGGTCTATTCGGAAAAAAAGTACTCGATGTGGGTTGTGGCGGAGGCATACTTGCCGAAAGTATGGCGAAAGAAGGTGCTGAAGTCACAGGTTTGGATATGGGTAAAGAACCACTCGAAGTGGCTCGACTCCATGCATTGGAAACGGGTACAAAACTGGAATATGTTCAAAGCACTGTAGAAGATCATGCGGCAGAACATCCAGAAAGGTATGACGTAGTAACTTGTATGGAGATGCTGGAACACGTCCCCGATCCACTTTCTGTTATTCAGTCCTGTGCTAAACTGGTGAAGCCTGAGGGTAAGGTCTTTTTCTCCACTTTAAACCGCAATTTCAAATCTTACTTATTTGCAATTGTTGGCGCAGAGCACCTTTTGAAACTCGTGCCTAAAGGTACGCACGATCATGAGAAGTTTATCCGCCCAGCAGAACTTCTAAAAATGATCGATAAAACTGACTTGTTTGAACAGTCGATAACCGGATTACATTACAACCCGCTGACCGATACTTACTCTCTCGGCAGCAATGTCGACGTAAACTATATCGTTCACACAGCACGCCTTAGTTAG
- the yfaE gene encoding class I ribonucleotide reductase maintenance protein YfaE has product MQKIKINELSPIIASSEKTLLEEMESAGFEPEYNCRDGHCGACRCELKSGEVEYVGFAMAFTQPKEILPCICRAKTDVELEKVNYQLKVKSA; this is encoded by the coding sequence ATGCAAAAAATTAAAATCAACGAACTTAGCCCTATTATCGCCAGCAGCGAAAAGACGTTGCTGGAGGAAATGGAGAGCGCGGGATTTGAACCTGAGTACAACTGTCGAGATGGTCATTGTGGCGCGTGCCGCTGTGAATTGAAGTCAGGAGAGGTCGAATACGTTGGTTTTGCGATGGCATTTACACAGCCAAAAGAAATTTTGCCCTGCATATGCAGGGCAAAAACCGATGTCGAATTAGAAAAAGTAAACTATCAGCTCAAGGTCAAAAGCGCTTGA
- a CDS encoding 30S ribosomal protein S6 modification protein — protein MITQSMIKVWYRVSGEKVLLGEAHSEHVSDLVSTWLAAPIADNDTPNGGYRMSLFDDDGKSIGEKDISFKTAEYLLGKYANLSRSECV, from the coding sequence ATGATTACACAATCAATGATCAAAGTTTGGTACCGAGTATCCGGTGAAAAAGTGTTGTTAGGAGAAGCACATAGCGAACATGTCAGCGATTTAGTATCGACTTGGTTAGCAGCACCTATAGCGGACAACGATACCCCGAATGGTGGTTATCGAATGTCATTGTTTGACGACGATGGCAAATCAATAGGTGAGAAGGATATCTCGTTCAAGACGGCTGAATATTTACTCGGAAAATATGCAAATTTAAGCAGATCTGAATGTGTTTGA
- a CDS encoding DUF3943 domain-containing protein, translated as MEISVRLKSLSTALLAFATSTQAADFDINNYSYDLYSGDDQQSYSLNIETNVNPFYLSLNDNIETEPKLEAPLPLYLQVQPEKDWNYLKEQTYTILGLSVATVGLMTLLPESITKWDAEARDMSKLGKKWSDNVSQGPVWDRDEHFLNYIMHPYFGGVYYTASRHAGFNEFESYLYSMTMSTLFWEFGVEAFAEIPSWQDIFITPFFGAVVGELMFEGEQKIVHNGGEVLGSETLGDVSLFFLNPVGHIHYWVTDAWGGDAKFNFRTQPWTGYQTEVDMAVNPQGPLDKQFYGMELTLTF; from the coding sequence ATGGAGATCTCTGTGCGACTGAAGTCACTGTCTACCGCATTGCTTGCATTTGCTACGTCAACCCAAGCTGCTGATTTTGATATCAACAACTACTCTTATGACTTATATAGCGGCGATGATCAACAAAGCTACAGTCTTAACATTGAAACAAATGTAAATCCATTCTATCTCTCTTTAAATGACAATATTGAGACGGAACCAAAACTCGAAGCGCCTCTTCCATTGTATCTTCAAGTTCAGCCTGAAAAAGACTGGAATTACCTTAAAGAACAAACCTATACGATTTTGGGTCTCAGCGTTGCTACAGTGGGCTTAATGACACTTCTGCCTGAGAGTATTACCAAGTGGGATGCAGAAGCACGCGATATGAGTAAGCTTGGGAAAAAATGGTCTGATAATGTCAGCCAAGGTCCTGTATGGGACAGAGACGAGCACTTCCTCAACTATATAATGCACCCATACTTTGGTGGTGTTTACTACACGGCTTCTCGTCATGCAGGATTTAATGAATTTGAGTCTTATCTCTACTCAATGACAATGTCGACGTTGTTCTGGGAATTTGGCGTAGAAGCGTTTGCTGAGATCCCATCTTGGCAAGATATTTTCATCACACCTTTCTTTGGCGCTGTTGTCGGTGAACTGATGTTCGAAGGCGAACAAAAAATTGTCCACAATGGTGGTGAAGTATTAGGGTCTGAAACCCTAGGTGACGTCTCGCTGTTTTTCCTAAACCCAGTTGGTCACATTCATTATTGGGTGACAGACGCATGGGGTGGTGATGCGAAGTTTAACTTCCGAACTCAGCCTTGGACAGGTTACCAAACCGAAGTCGATATGGCAGTAAACCCGCAAGGTCCACTAGACAAACAGTTCTACGGAATGGAACTGACGTTAACCTTTTAA
- the nrdA gene encoding class 1a ribonucleoside-diphosphate reductase subunit alpha: MNQQLTVTKRDGRKENIDLEKIHRVIAWAAEGLDNVSVSQVELKSHIQFYDGITTSDIHETIIKSAADLISEESPDYQYLAARLAVFHLRKKAYGQFEPPTLYKHVSELVDAGKYDKHLIEDYTQSEFEELNSFIDHSRDMNFSYAAVKQLEGKYFVQNRVTKEIYESAQFLYILVAACLFAKYPKDTRLDYIKRFYDAASTFKISLPTPIMSGVRTPTRQFSSCVLIECDDSLDSINATSSAIVRYVSQRAGIGINAGRIRALGSEIRNGEAFHTGCIPFYKYFQTAVKCCSQGGVRGGAATVFYPLWHREVQSLLVLKNNRGVEENRVRHMDYGVQINKMMYSRLIKGGNVSLFSPSDVPGLYDAFFENQDEFDRLYEKYEADESIKRETVKAVDLFSLLLQERASTGRIYIQNVDHCNTHSPFDPAVAPVRQSNLCLEIALPTKPLNNVEDDQGEIALCTLSAFNLGAIESLDDFEELSDLVVRALDALLDYQDYPLPAARKSTMNRRTLGVGVINYAYYLAKNGVKYSDGSANGLTHRTFEAIQYYLLKASMNLAKEQGACPLFNETNYAKGLLPIDTYKKDLDKVCDEPLHYDWDTLRKEIVEHGLRNSTLSALMPSETSSQISNATNGIEPPRGFVSVKASKDGILKQVVPDYVNLKENYELLWTIPSNNGYLQLVGVMQKFVDQAISANTNYDPSVQPNGKVPMKLLMQDLLTAYKYGLKTLYYHNTRDGASDEQSEAAKAQEDDCAGGACKI; this comes from the coding sequence ATGAACCAACAACTAACTGTGACAAAAAGGGACGGTCGCAAAGAAAACATTGATTTGGAGAAGATCCATCGCGTTATCGCATGGGCTGCAGAAGGACTAGACAATGTTTCCGTTTCTCAAGTTGAATTAAAGTCACACATTCAATTTTACGACGGTATTACAACGTCGGACATACATGAAACCATTATCAAATCTGCTGCTGACTTAATCTCTGAAGAGTCTCCAGATTATCAATATCTAGCTGCTCGACTCGCTGTATTCCATTTGCGTAAAAAAGCGTACGGACAGTTTGAGCCACCAACACTTTATAAACACGTTTCCGAGTTGGTTGATGCTGGCAAGTACGATAAGCACCTAATCGAAGATTACACGCAATCTGAGTTTGAAGAATTGAACAGCTTCATTGACCATAGCCGCGATATGAATTTCTCATACGCAGCCGTGAAGCAACTTGAAGGTAAATACTTCGTTCAGAACCGCGTAACCAAAGAAATCTACGAGAGCGCGCAGTTCCTTTACATACTGGTTGCAGCATGTTTGTTTGCGAAGTACCCGAAAGATACGCGACTTGATTACATTAAACGCTTCTACGATGCGGCTTCAACATTTAAGATTTCCCTACCTACACCGATTATGTCTGGTGTACGTACGCCTACTCGCCAGTTCAGCTCTTGTGTGCTGATTGAGTGTGATGACAGCCTCGATTCTATCAATGCGACTTCTAGCGCGATCGTGCGTTACGTTTCTCAACGTGCAGGTATCGGTATTAACGCTGGTCGTATTCGTGCGTTGGGTTCTGAAATACGCAACGGTGAAGCTTTCCATACTGGCTGTATCCCATTCTACAAATACTTCCAAACAGCGGTTAAATGCTGCTCTCAAGGTGGTGTTCGTGGTGGTGCAGCCACAGTATTCTACCCACTGTGGCACCGCGAAGTTCAATCTTTACTGGTATTAAAGAACAACCGTGGTGTAGAAGAAAACCGTGTACGTCACATGGATTACGGCGTACAGATCAACAAAATGATGTACTCGCGTTTGATTAAGGGCGGAAACGTTTCTCTGTTCTCTCCTTCGGACGTCCCTGGTCTATACGATGCGTTCTTTGAAAACCAAGATGAGTTCGATCGTCTATACGAAAAGTACGAAGCCGACGAATCTATTAAACGTGAAACAGTGAAAGCAGTCGATTTATTCTCTCTTCTTCTGCAAGAGCGTGCTTCTACTGGGCGTATCTACATTCAAAACGTAGACCACTGTAATACTCACAGCCCGTTTGATCCGGCTGTAGCACCGGTTCGTCAATCTAACCTTTGTTTGGAAATCGCGCTTCCTACTAAGCCTCTGAACAATGTTGAAGACGACCAAGGTGAAATTGCACTATGTACGCTTTCTGCGTTCAACCTAGGCGCTATAGAAAGCCTTGATGATTTTGAAGAACTGTCTGACTTGGTTGTTCGTGCTCTTGATGCATTACTAGATTATCAAGACTACCCACTTCCGGCTGCTCGTAAGTCGACCATGAATCGTCGTACGTTGGGTGTAGGTGTGATTAACTATGCTTACTACCTTGCTAAAAACGGCGTGAAGTATTCAGATGGCAGCGCAAATGGTCTAACACACCGTACATTTGAAGCGATTCAGTACTACCTATTGAAAGCGTCAATGAACCTAGCAAAAGAGCAAGGCGCGTGTCCTCTGTTCAACGAGACCAACTACGCGAAAGGTTTGTTGCCTATCGACACATACAAGAAAGACCTTGATAAGGTATGTGACGAACCACTGCATTACGATTGGGATACGCTACGTAAAGAAATCGTGGAACATGGTCTTCGTAACTCGACGTTATCGGCGCTAATGCCATCTGAAACATCTTCGCAAATTTCTAACGCGACTAATGGTATCGAACCACCACGTGGCTTCGTTTCTGTAAAAGCATCGAAAGACGGTATTTTGAAGCAAGTTGTACCTGATTACGTCAATTTGAAAGAAAACTACGAATTGCTTTGGACTATCCCGTCAAACAATGGCTATTTGCAGCTTGTAGGCGTTATGCAGAAATTTGTGGACCAAGCAATTTCTGCGAACACTAACTATGACCCAAGTGTTCAGCCAAACGGCAAAGTTCCGATGAAGCTTCTGATGCAAGACTTGCTAACCGCATACAAGTACGGTCTTAAGACGCTTTACTACCACAACACTCGTGATGGTGCGAGTGATGAACAATCAGAAGCAGCGAAGGCTCAAGAAGATGATTGTGCAGGCGGCGCTTGTAAGATTTAA